One Caenibius sp. WL genomic window, CGCCATAACAATTCGCGCCTTACGCGAGATGAACGAATCAGGCGCAATCCCCGATACGCTCGTTGGTGACTTCCATCTTGGTGTGCATTTTCCCGCCCGGAATGCTGGGCGCGGTGTTTTCGATGTCCATGGTCATCTTGGAATTGGTCTTCGAAGTGGTGCCGTTCATGGTGATGACCGACTTCATCTCGTTGCCCATGTCACAGGTCATCTTGGCATCCAGCGTGTTGGACGCCGCATTGAACTTTTCGAAAGTGCAGTTGCCCTGCGATGTCTTCTTGACCATTTCCTCATAGCCCTTCTCGACATCTTCCTTGGTCATGCAGAATTCGTGACTTTGACCGGCGTTGCCCATCATGCCCTTCATCTGCTCGGCCTGCTCTTTCGGCATGCCGGGAATGTCGAACTCAAGCACCTTCACGCTGGAGCGATACTTGCCGGGTTCGGGCTTTTCCATCTTGGACGCTTCCTGAGCCGCCTGTTCCGGCGTTTTCGGCCCCTCGTCGGATTTGCCGCAGCCGGCGAGTAGAAGTGCGGTCGCAAGCGACGCCGCAACGGGAAGGGTGAGTTTGATACGCATAGACTTCTCCGAAAATTGTCTCGATTACACGACCGTCTTTTCTTTTGTTTCGTCACGCTAACAGCGGATTGCGGCGCTGCCAACGATTGCGTGCGCCGCCATCCACCCCCATATTCCCGCGATGGCTGAACTCGTGATCCGACGCGGACTGGAAGAACCCGATACCTCGGGCAGCTTTGTTCCGCACAAACCGCAGCGCCCGGACAAGACGGACGGCGGCAAACCGTTCAAGATCGTGTCCGATTATGAACCGGCGGGCGACCAGCCCACCGCGATCGCCGAACTCGTGACCGCTGCGAAGGACGGTGAAAAGACTCAGGTGCTGCTGGGTGTGACCGGCTCGGGCAAGACTTTCACCATGGCCAAAGTGATCGAGCACTTGCAGCGCCCCGCCCTGATTCTGGCCCCCAACAAGATTCTCGCCGCCCAGCTCTATGGGGAGTTCAAAAGCTTCTTCCCCGGAAATGCGGTGGAATATTTCGTCAGCTATTATGACTACTATCAACCGGAAGCATACGTCCCGCGCAGCGATACCTATATCGAGAAGGAAAGCTCGGTAAACGAGGCCATCGACCGGATGCGCCACTCGGCCACCCGCGCCCTGCTCGAACGCGATGACGTGATTATCGTCGCTTCCGTGTCATGCCTCTACGGGATCGGCTCGGTCGAAACCTATTCCGCAATGATTTTCGACCTGAAGAAAGGTGACACCGCCGATCAGCGCGAAATCATCCGCAAGCTGGTCGCTCTGCAATACAAGCGCAACGATGCCGCGTTCGCCCGGGGCAATTTCCGCGTGCGGGGGGATAATCTCGAAATCTTCCCCAGCCACTATGAGGATATGGCTTGGCGGATCAGCTTCTTCGGCGACGAGATCGAGGAGATCGCCGAGTTCGACCCCCTCACCGGCAAGAAGGGCGCTTCGCTCGACAAAGTGCGGGTCTATGCCAATTCGCATTATGTCACGCCGGGGCCAACGATGAAGCAGGCATCGGAAGCGATCAAATTCGAACTGTCCGAACGGCTCAAGGAGCTGAACGCAGAAGGGCGCCTGCTGGAAGCCCAGCGGCTGGAACAGCGGACCAATTTCGACCTTGAGATGATCGCCGCCACCGGATCGTGCGCGGGGATCGAGAATTACAGCCGTTTCCTGACCGGCCGCCTGCCGGGCGAACCGCCGCCGACGCTGTTCGAATACCTGCCCGATAACGCCTTGCTGTTCGTCGACGAAAGCCACCAGACGGTGCCACAGATCGGCGCGATGGCGCGCGGCGACCATCGCCGCAAGCTGACGCTGGCGGAATATGGCTTCCGCCTGCCGAGTTGCATTGACAACCGCCCGCTGCGTTTCAACGAATGGGATGCGATGCGCCCGCAGACGGTGGCCGTTTCCGCCACTCCCGGTTCCTGGGAAATGGAACAGACCGGCGGGGTGTTCGCCGAACAGGTGATCCGCCCCACCGGTTTGATCGATCCGCCGGTGGAAATCCGCCCGGTGGAAGATCAGGTGCAGGATTGCATCAACGAATGCCGTGAGACGGCGGCAAAGGGGTATCGCACGCTGGTCACGACCCTCACCAAGCGAATGGCCGAGGATCTGACCGAATTCATGCACGAAGCGGGTGTCAAAGTCCGCTACATGCATTCGGATGTCGAAACGCTGGAGCGTATCGAACTGATCCGCGATCTGCGGATGGGCGTGTACGACGTGCTTGTGGGGATCAATCTCCTGCGCGAAGGGCTCGACATCCCCGAATGCGGCCTCGTCTGCATTCTCGATGCTGACAAGGAGGGGTTCCTGCGCAGCGAAACCTCGCTGGTGCAGACCATCGGCCGGGCCGCGCGCAATGTCGATGGGCGGGTAATCCTCTATGCCGACCGCATGACCGGCAGCATGGAACGCGCGATCGCCGAAACCGATCGCCGCCGCGACAAGCAACGCGCTTTCAACGAGGAGCATGGCATCACGCCGCAGACCATCCGCCGCCAGATCGCCGATATCGTGGCCCACACGGCGGCGCAGGATGGGGTAACGGTCGATATCGACGCGGATGGCCGCAACAATCTCGTCGGCCACAACCTACGTGCTTATATCGAAGAGCTGGAAGCGAAAATGCGCGCGGCGGCGGCCGATCTCGAGTTCGAGGAAGCCGGGCGCCTGCGCGATGAGATTCGCCGCCTGGAAGCAGAGGAGCTTGGTCTGCCAGAAGCGGAACACAAGGCCCCGCTCGTGGGCCGCAGCAACGAAGGCCGCCCCGGCACGCGCAAGATGCGTTATGGCAAGACCCAGCGGAAATGGGGGCGCTGATTGGCCCGCTTTGCGATCAGCGGAGGGGGATAAGCGCGGAAATACTCCGCTTTGCAGTTGCTCTGCGCCAAAATGCCATAATATACGCGTCACAGAACAGAACTGCCGTGGGTCAGGCGTCGCAAATCACACCCCCGGCCCATTGAATCTCGGGAGCCGACCATGCATCGCCTGCGGGAAACAACAGCCTCAAGCCACCGCCGTCATTCCCCTGCCCTGTTTCCTGCCACCTGAGACCCTATGCCCATTCGCCCTTTCGCCCTTTTCGCATTCCTGCCACTCGCGGCGTGCAGCGCCGCAGCCAGCGACAACGCGGTTCAGAAATTCTCGTTCGATGAACTGCAAGCGCAAGCAGCGCCGGTTATCTCCGCATCTCCCGATGCGACCGATGCCGTATGGATGGCGGCCGCGGACGACACACATTCGCTTCGCTTCGGCCGTCCGAATGAAGCACCGATGCTGACGCTGACCTGTGAAACGCAAAGCAAGGCGACGCCGATCATCCACATTGTCCGCAACGCTACCGGCGAACCTGGTGCGAAGGCACTGTTTCCCCTGCTGGGCAGCAACATGAACGCGCGCATCGCCGCCGAAACCCGGATGCGCGACGGCAAATGGATCTGGGAAAGCGAAGTCCCCGCGCTCGATCCGCAACTGGACGTATTCCTGCCCGGCAACGCTGTGGAGGCCACACTCCCCGGCGGCGGCACGCTCAAGCTCGCGGCCAGCAAGGAACCAGCCCGCGTCATCGCCGCATGCCGCCATCAGACCGGCGCTGAACTGGTCAGCGCGGAGCCTGCTCCGCAAGCCTGACCAGGCTATCGGGAGTGAGGACTTGCGGCAATTGCCGCCCCTCACCCCCCGGTTGATACCAGAGATAAAGCGGCACGCCCGCCGCGCCGTGCGCCGTCAGGAAGCGGGTGATTTCCGGATCGCGCCGGGTCCAATCCCCCCGCATGGCGATGACCCCGGCCTTGTCGAACGCGGCTTTGGTCGCCTCGCGTTCGATCGCCACGCTTTCGTTCACTTTGCAGGTGACGCACCAATCCGCCGTGAACCATAGGAAAACCGGCTTGCCGCTGGCGCGGGCATGCGCCAGTGCATTCTCGCTGAAATCCTGCGGGGCGAGCAGTCCGCTCTCCGCCTTGCCGCCACCGGTGAAGCTGGCCGGCAGCGCGACAGCAGCGAACAGCGCGAAAGGCACGGCCACCGCCGCGAACGGCAGCAGCGCCGCCTTGCCTTGCCGCTGACGGCGGCCCACGATCCATAGCGCCAACAGCAGCCCGGCCAGCGCCAGGATCGCCACGGTCATGAAGCCGCTGCCGCCAAGGCGATTGACCAGCCACAGCAGCGCCAAGGCCGTCAGCCCCATCGGCACGGCCATGATCCGGCGGAAAGTCACCATCCACCCGCCCGGCCTGGGCAGCGCGGCGCGCAGCGGCGGAACAAAGCCGATCAGCAAGAACGGCAGCCCCAGCCCCAGCCCCAGCACCGCGAACAGCAGCAATGCCTGCGGTACGGGCAACAGCAGCGCCGCCCCCATGGCCGCGGCCATGAACGGGCCGGTGCACGGCGTCGCGACGAAGGCGGCCAGAAGCCCGGTGGCGAATGCCCCGCCAGGCTTGCCATCGCGGGTGATCGAAACGGCGGGCAACTCGAACAATCCGGCAAGATTGGCGGTGATCGCCGCCGCCAGCGCCAGCAGGGCAACCACCACGCCCGGCTCCTGCAACTGGAATGCCCAGCCGACCTGCTGTCCCCCGGCCCGCAGAACCAGCAACACCCCGCCAAGAGCGAGGCAGGCGAGCATCACCCCCGCCGTGTAGGCCGCGCCTTCTCGCCGGGCTTCGCGTTCGCTTTCCCCCGCCCGCGCGAGGCTCAGGGCCTTGAGGCTCAGGATCGGGAACACGCAAGGCATCACGTTGAGCAGCAAACCGCCCAGCAACGCCCCGCCCAGCAGCAACCACAGGGACGGCAGCTTGGCCCCGTCACCGGTAGCAGCCACGGGAGTGCCTCCAGTGGGCACCGGGCCCGGCTCCGCCACGAAGCGCACGCCTTCGTCCGTGGTGTCCAGCCGCACGATACCGCTGATCGCAGCAGGTTGCGCGCTGCCCTTGCGGACCAGCTCCGCCACCAGCCAGTTCCCGTTGCGGGTAAACGTCTGCGGTGCGGCGTAGTCTACCACTTCCGTGGTTTCGACGAAGACATGCGGATCGTTCAGCGCCATGCTGGCAGGCAGGGGAATGGCCAGCCGGACTTTGCCAGAAGCCAGCGAAAAATGCGCTGGCCGGTCAAGCAGCGCGGGGATCGCGGCGCGCCAGGCGTCGAAGCGGGTATCCGTCAGCCCCGCGCCGGGATGTACCGTCACCGCCATGTCCTGCCGTTCGGGCACGCAGATCGTGTCGGTACAGGCCAGCCACTGCGCCGAAACGCGCAATTCGGCAGGGCTTGATGACGCATTGGCCGGCACGCGCACCGGCACCAGCACGGCATAATCGCCTTCATAGACATGGTTCATCAGCGGGCCGATTTTGAGCCTGTGCGGCACCGGGTATTCCGGCGTGCCCGCTGTCCAACCCAGGGGCAAATGCCACTCCAGCGTCAGCCCGTATCCGGCATCACCCGGATTGACCCAATACCCGTGCCAACCCTGCTCCGGCCGGAAATGAAACGCCAGGTCCACCGTTTCACCCGGCGCGGCCGCGCCATTGGCCACCAGTTCGGCCGCGATATGATTCCGCCCGGCAGAGGCCACGGCAACCGCCGGAAAAGCCCATGCCAGCACGGAGAGCACAATCAGGGCGATCACCGGCGGTTGACGGGCGAAATGCGGCAATGTCCTTGCGCTGATCATGCCCTCGGCTTTAGGGCAGGCTATCTGAACCCGCAATGGAAGCTCAACATGTCGGATATGCGCGAACTGGTCATCATCGGCGGCGGTCTTGTCGGCATGACGCTGGCGCTGGCCGCCGCGCGGCAAGGCATCGCCAGTCATGTGGTCGACATGGCGGACCCGAACGCGCTGACTGCCGACGGTTTCGATGGCAGGGCATCCGCGATTTCCACCGCAAGCTGGAACCTGTTCACCAATATCGGCCTTGCCGAACGCCTTGCGGGCAAAGGCTGCCCGATCAAGTCCATCGCCGTAACAGACAGCATGAAACCGGGCCGGATCGATTTTCAGCCCCAGCCGCACGAAGGATCATTGGGGGTGATGTTCTCCAACCAGACCTTGCGCGAAGTGCTGTACGAAGCCGCGCGCGAGGAAAAGCGGATCGCCTGGCATGCCCCTGCCCGCGTGGTGGAACGGCAGCGCGGCCCGCATGGCGTCTCCGCCACTCTGGCCGACGGCACAGTGCTCGAAGGCCGGTTGATGGTCGCCGCCGAAGGACGCCGCTCCCCCACGCGGGACGAGGCCGGGCTCAAGCTGGCCCGCTGGGATTATCAACACCGCGCCATCATCGTCGGCCTTACCCATGAAAAATCGCATGACAATGTGGCGTGGGAAATCTTCTACCCCGCCGGGCCTTTCGCTTTGCTGCCCATGCTGGACGGACCTGACGGCGAACATCGCAGCGCGCTGGTGTGGACGGTTTCCGAAAAGGATGCTGAGGGTGTTCTGGCCCTCTCGGACCATGCTTTCGTCACCGAAGTGGCCAGGCGGATGGACGGGATGTTCGGCGCCATCGCCCTCAACAGCAAGCGCTCATCCTATCCGCTCGGCTTCCAGCACACCGCCCGGATGGTCGCGGATCGCCTCGTCCTGGTGGGGGATGCCGCGCACGGTATTCATCCGATCGCCGGTCAGGGCCTCAATCTGGGCTTGCGCGATGTCGGGGCGCTGGTCGAAGTGCTGATGGACGGGATGCGGATCGGCCTCGATTCGGGCGATGCGCAACTGCTCAAGCGCTATGAACGCTGGCGCAGCCTCGACTGTTTCGCCGTCTCCTTCACCTGCGACAGCGTCACCCGCCTGTTCGGCGTGCCGGGGCGCATACCCTCCGCGATCCGCCGCCTCGGCATGGCGGGCGTGCAGCGGATCGGCCCGCTGAAGCAGTTCTTCATGGACGAGGCGCGCGGCATGTCGGGCAAATTGCCCGAACTGCTGAAAGCCTGATCGGCACGGCGCTGGCGCGCGATACCGGCCAATCAATCGATCAGGACCGGGCTCAACTGTTCGACCTTGTTGCCGCGTGCATCGCGCAAATCGCGCGGATCGAGCACCGCCGTCGTCTCGATCAGGTCCAGCGAAGCCTGCGCCGAAGCATAGCGTTCGGCATCGTTCACCCAGTCCTGCACATGGTCGGCTTCCGCGCCGGGCATGTTGCGCACTTCGGCCACCGCCGCTTCCACCCGTCCGCTTTCGAGGAACATCTTCGCCCGTTCCAGGCGGCGGCGCGGCGCGGGGGATGGCGAAGTTTCACGGCGCACGATGAAGAGGTTGTTCAATTCGCGCTGGGTCCGGGCCCAGAACCCTTCGTTGCGCGGCGCGCTGACGAGTTCGGGCGAGAGCCCCTCCAGCCGCGCCATTAACTGGTCCAGCGTCACCGGATCGCGCGATGCTTCGATAATCGTGCGCACGGCGTTGGGCCGGGCGTCGCCGAACCGCAGGCGCAACTGATCGGCCAGATAGCCGAGCGGCGCACCGCGTTCCATGGAACGGCGCGTGGCGAAAGCGATCAACAGCCCTTCGGCGCGGGCTGCATTGCCCGATGCCGCTTGCGCCTGAAGATCGAGCCGGGCCAGACGCTGTTCCATCGCGGCGAGACGCTGGTCGAAGCCGCCTTGCGCTTCCGCCACCGTTTCCACGGCAGCCACGGCATCGGCCGCAGCGGCCACCGTTTCCGGATCGGTCTTGGGTTCGGCCGTGGCGGCAGGCGGGATCGCGATCATCGGCGCCGGTTCCACCGCCTGTTCCATCCCCACCAGCGCGCCGATATCGAACCCGCGTTCCCACGCCATCCAGCCGACCAGTCCCCCGCCTACGGCGAAGGCGGCGGCTGCGGATAACAGAACCGCCTTCCATCCCGGCCCGCGCACAGGTGCGGCGGGTCGCGCTGGCTGCATCGGCAGTGTCTGCGGGTGTTCTTCCATATGGTTCCGACCTGTAGTGTACGAATGCCCCACTGCTCACAGCAGGGCCGCAGGGTCAATGGCACATGTCCCGTGCCAAGGCCAGCAGATCGGCTTCGCGCGGGCGTTGCGCGACATGCCGGGCCGCCCAGCCTTGCCCCGCCGCTTCGGCGATACGCGGCCCCAGCGCGGCAAGAGCGATCCTTTCGCGCGGCAGGTCCAGCCGGTCGCATTCGCTCGCCAGATGGCGCGCAGCCACGGCAGAATGGAGCAGAACCGTCGCTCCCCTGCTGAGGCAAGCAGCCAAAGCATCGGAAACCGGCAGGGAAACGTTCTCATAAGCCACGCGCGTGGCAATGGATATTCCGGCAGGCGGCTGCACCGGCACGTGTTCGGCCCCGGTAACACGTAGAAACGCGTGCTCTTCGCCCGCGAGCCGGTCCACAACGCCTTGCAGGTAACCTTCCCCGGTCACCGCCACGGAAAATCCGGCATCGCGTGCGGCCTGCGCGGTCGCATCGCCCACCGCATAGACCGGCTTCCCCGTCCAGTCGGCGCGGGCGGGACCGAAATGACGGATCGCATTCGCGCTGCCGATCAGAAGACCATCGAAACCGGCAGGATCGGGAACATCCCATGCGACCGGGCGAATGGCGAACAGCGGTTCGCCCTGGATCGGCAATCCCATGGCACGCGCGGCGGCAAGAGTGGCGGAAAGGCCCGGCTCCGGCCGGATAGCGATCAGCGCTCCGGTCATGCCGATCCGCTGAAATGCCGGGTGATGGACGCGTCGGCCTGGGCCAACAGGTCTTGCGCCAGCGCGGCCGGAGCCGCCGCGTCATCGGCCGGGAAACGCGCTTCGCCATCGACCCGGGCGGTGCCGTCCGGGCTGAACAGCGCGGCCCGCATCACGATCATATCGGCTTCGATCCGGGCATGCACAGCCACCGGACTGTGACAATTGCCGCCAAGCGCGAGCAGCAGGGCGCGTTCAGCCATGACCCGGGCCCGGCTCGACCTGTCATCGATCGCGGCGAGCAGCGCCCGCGCGGCGGCATCGTCCGCCCTGCATTCGATACCGATGGCCCCCTGCGCCGGGGCCGGAAGCCATGCCTCCACCGGCAAAGGCGCGCCGCCGTATCCGCCGCCCAACCGTTCGAGCCCGGCAGCCGCGAGCAGAGTCGCGTCCGCTTCACCCGCCGCCAGCTTGCCCAGCCGCGTGGCGACATTGCCCCGGAAGGGAACGATCGTGCAATCGGGCCGCAAGTGGAGCAACTGCGCGGCGCGGCGCGGGGCGCTGGTGCCCACGCGCGCCCCGGCGGGCAGGTCCGCGATCCCCGCCGCCCCGAACAGGACATCGCGTACATCGGCGCGCGGCAGGATCGCGGCGATGGCCAGCCATTCGGGCCGGATCGTTTCGACATCCTTCATCGAATGGACGGCGGCATCGATACGCCGTTCGTGCAGCCACTGGTCCAGTTCCTTGGTCCACAGCGCCTTGCCGCCGATTTCAGCCAGCGGACGATCCTGAATCCGATCCCCCGTAGCGATCACGGGCACCAGTTCCACCACGCTTTCATCCCACCCATGGGCGGCGCAAAGCCGCGCACGGGCTTCTTCCGCCTGGGCCATGGCCAGCGGCGAGGATCGGGTTCCAAGGCGAAGTCTGGGCTGTATCGTCATTGCGGCTGCTTGCCCTAATGCGCAATGTCGTTCAGGGGAAGCACGATGGCGACGATCCTCGGCATAGAATCGAGTTGTGACGAAACGGCGGCCGCGCTGGTCACATCGGAACGGGCGATCCTGGCGCAACATATCGCGTCTCAGGACGAGGTGCACCGCCCCTATGGCGGCGTCGTGCCGGAAATCGCCGCGCGCGCCCATGCCGAACGGTTGGCGCCGCTGATCGAAGCGACGCTGGCCAACGCCGGATGCACTCTGGCCGATGTCGATGCCATTGCCGCCACCGCCGGGCCCGGCCTGATCGGCGGCGTGATGGTCGGGCTGGTTACGGGCAAGGCGCTGGCCATGGCCAGCGGCAAGCCGCTGATCGCGATCAACCATCTGGAAGGCCACGCCCTTTCCCCCCGCCTTGCCGATGCAACGCTGGTCTTCCCCTATGCGCTGCTGCTGGTGTCGGGCGGGCATTGCCAGATTCTGCGGGTCGATGGGGTCGGCCGCTATCGCCGCATGGCCACGACGATCGACGATGCGCTGGGCGAAGCATTCGACAAGACCGCAAAAATCCTCGGCCTCGGTTATCCCGGCGGGCCGAAAGTGGAAAAGCTGGCGCAGGCGGGCGATGCCAGGGCCGTTCCCCTACCCCGCCCGTTGCTCGGCAGCCATGAACCGCATTTCTCCTTCGCGGGCCTCAAAAGCGCGGTACTGCGCGCCAAGGAAAGCGGGCAGTACCGGGAGGAGGATCTCGCGGCCAGTTTCCAACAGGCCGCTATCGATTGCGTGATCGACCGTCTGCAACGCGCGCTGGCCGGCATGGGCGATGTGACCGCGCTGGTCGTGGCGGGCGGCGTCGCCGCCAACCGCCCGATGCGGGAAGCGCTGGAGCGGCTTGCACAAACCCATGGCCTGCCGTTCACCGCCCCGCCTTTGCCGCTGTGCACAGATAACGCGGCTATGATCGCCTGGGCCGGGGCCGAACGCTATACCCAAGGCCAGTCCGATCCGCTCGATTTCGCTGCCCGGCCGCGCTGGCCGCTCGATCCCGATGCGGAACCGGTGCGCGGCGCGGGGGTCAAGGCATGACGGACGAGAGCAGGACAGAACAAGGGCCTCGGGTCGGCGTGATCGGCGCCGGGGCATGGGGCACCGCGCTGGCGCAGATGCTCGCCTCCGATGGCCGCGAAGTGCTGATCTGGGCTCTCGAAAGCGAGGTGGTGGACGATATCAACGCCAACCGCCGCAACAGCCTCTATCTGCCTTCGGCGGAACTCGCCCCTTCCATCCGGGCAACCGGCGATCTGACCCGGGCCGCATCCTGCGATGCGCTTCTGCTTGTCACCCCCGCGCAGCATCTCGCCGCCATTCTCGGCCAGATTCCCAGCCTTCCGCGCGATCTGGTTCTGTGCAGCAAGGGGATCGAGAATGGCACCGGCCGGTTGATGAGCGATGTCGCCCGCGATGCCGCCCCCGCCAGCGAAATCGCGGTGCTTTCCGGCCCCACGTTCGCGCACGAGGTTGCCGCCGGGCAGCCGACCGCCGTGACGCTGGCGTGCGGGGGCGGCGATGCGCAGTGGGAGCGGCTAGCCCCGGTCATCGCGCGCCCGGCCTTCCGCCCCTATTTCTCCAGCGATGTCGTCGGGGCCGAAGTCGGCGGCGCGGTCAAGAATGTCCTCGCCATCGCTTGCGGCGTGGTGGATGGGCTGGCGCTGGGCCAGAATGCCCGCGCGGCGCTGATCGCGCGCGGCTATGCCGAAATGCTTCGCTTCGGCGAAGCGCTGGGCGGGCAGGCGGCGACATTGGCGGGCCTGTGCGGCCTGGGCGATCTGGTGCTGACCTGCTCCTCCACCTCCAGCCGCAATTTCTCGCTCGGCAAGGCGCTTGGCGAAGGGCAGGCCCCGGCCGCGCTGATGGCTGACCGGCGAACCGTGGCCGAAGGCGCCTTCACCGCGCCGGTACTGGTCCAACTGGCCCAAAGGCACGGCGTTTCCATGCCAATTGTCGAAGCGGTCCATGCTCTGCTGAACGGCGCGCCCGCGCACGATGTGGTGCGCGAAATCCTTGCCCGCCCGCTCAAGCCCGAACAGGAAGAGCCTGCGTGACGGAAAAGGCAGCGCAGGACGATATCGCCGCCCTTGCCAAGGGGGGGCGAACCAATTTCCTCGGTTTTCTGCTGCGCCTCGCCGCGCGGTTGCCGTTCCTGTTCATTGCCGGGCGGCTTTACGGCGCCGATGCCCTTGGCCGTTTCGCCTATGCACTGGTGATCGTCGAACTGCTGGGCCAGCTCTGCGCTCTGGGCCAGAAGCGGGGCCTTGCCCAATGGCTGTCGCACGATGACGAACGGCCCCCGGCGAATATCATCGCGGACGGGCTGTTCCTCGCCGGGCTGTTTTCGCTCACCGCCGCGCTCGTGCTCTACGCCTTTCCGCTGCCGATGTTTCCCAGCGGCGAATACACCGCGATCGACCGGCTCCTGCCGTTCGGCCTCATTTTCCTCGCGCTGACCGAAGTCGCGCTGGCGGCGCAAGCCTATCGCTTCGATGTCGGCACCACCGTGCGCGCCCGCGCGATCGTGGAGCCATGGACGATTTCGATCATGGCCGGGGTGATGTTCCTGCTGGTCCCTGAAAGCGGCCTGTCGATCGCCTATCTGCTGTCGGTCATCGCGGCGGCGGTCACCGCTTTCATCCCCCTGCTGCGCACGTATGGCCTGCCCCAGAAATGGAGCCCGCAGCCGGTCGTGATGTGGCAGCTGGTGCGGCAGAGCCTGCCGCTGGCGACCGCGGATGCCATCGAATGGGGCACGCGGCGCATCGACATCGCCATTCTCGGCCTGTTCGCTTCGCCCGCCACTGTCGGCATCTATTACATCGCCCAACAGGTCGCCAGCCTGCCGCAGAAGCTTAAGACCAGTTTCGAGCCGATCCTCGGCCCGGTCATCACCCGCAATCTCAAGGAAAAGAACTACGCCGCCATCGCCAGGCAGGTCAGCCAGGTGGGGTTCTGGATCACCGCCGCGCAGGCCGGGATCGCGCTGGCGCTGGGCATTCCGGGCGAAGGCGTGATGGGCCTTGTCGGCCCCGGCTTCGTGGCCGGAACGGGGGCCATGGCGCTGCTGCTTGCGGCGGAAGTGGTGGCGGCCACGGCGGTGGTTTCCGAAGCCGCGCTGGTCTATGTCGCGCGTATCCGCAATCTGTGGATTTCGCTGCTGACCATCGGTTTCCAGGCCCTCGTCAGCGTGGGCTTCATCGTGCTGGCAAAAGACCTGGGTCTGGGCGAACTCTATTGGGCGGCCGCCGTCGCCGCCGCGCTGATGGTGGCGCTCGCCGCATCGTCCCTTGCCAAGGCATGGCTGCTGTCCCGCATTCTCGACCAGCGGATCAACAACTGGCGCTGGGCGCTCATCTGGGCCGCGATTCCGGCGGGGCTAGTCGGCTCGATCGCCACCCGCATGCCCGAATGGATGGAACTGCTGTTCGGCATTCCGGCCATTCTGCTCGCTTATGGCTGGGTGATCTGGCGCAAGGGATTCGGCCCGGAAGACCGGGTGCTGTTCCGCCGCAAGATCGATCATCAGGCTGGCTGAGCCGCTCGACTGGCCGCCCCTGAAAGGCATTCAGTCGCCGTTCACCGGTTCGGCGCGAACTTTTCACCGTCCATGCCAAGCACTTGGAGGGGGCCAAACACTTGGAGGGGATTGTGATGCGCCTTGCCAGATTGACCGCTGCCACCTGCCTTGCCGCCCTCCTCGCCGGATGCGCCGCGCAACAGCAAAGCGAACGCGTCTCCAGCGCGGGGCAAAGGCCGGATCAGGCCACGAGCGACCACGCGCCTCCCCCTCCGCCACCGCCTCCCCCATCGGCGGCAGAAACGCTCAGGCAGGCATCCCCGATGGCGAACATCGCCATGGAACGCCGGATGCCGGGCTACTACGTGCCGCCGGTGATCGTCCCCGGCAAACGGGACAACGAACGCTATGACGGGAAGGAAGTCTCCCCCGTCAAACTGGCCATATCCGAACCGGTTTCGACCTTTTCCGTGGATGTCGACACCGGGGCCTATGCCAACAGCCGCCGCTTCCTCTCGCAAGGCGCGCTGCCGCCCAAGGATGCCGTGCGGACCGAGGAGATGATCAACTATTTCCGCTACGCCTATCCGGCCCCGGCGGCGAAAACCACGCCGTTCACTGTCACCACCGATGTTGCGCGAACACCATGGAATCCTGAAACGCGCCTGCTGCGTATCGGGTTGCGCGGCTACGATCTGGCTCGTTCGGCCCGCCCGCCGGCCAATCTCGTTTTCCTCGTCGATGTGTCGGGTTCGATGTTCAGCGCCGACAAGCTGCCG contains:
- a CDS encoding NAD(P)H-dependent glycerol-3-phosphate dehydrogenase; its protein translation is MTDESRTEQGPRVGVIGAGAWGTALAQMLASDGREVLIWALESEVVDDINANRRNSLYLPSAELAPSIRATGDLTRAASCDALLLVTPAQHLAAILGQIPSLPRDLVLCSKGIENGTGRLMSDVARDAAPASEIAVLSGPTFAHEVAAGQPTAVTLACGGGDAQWERLAPVIARPAFRPYFSSDVVGAEVGGAVKNVLAIACGVVDGLALGQNARAALIARGYAEMLRFGEALGGQAATLAGLCGLGDLVLTCSSTSSRNFSLGKALGEGQAPAALMADRRTVAEGAFTAPVLVQLAQRHGVSMPIVEAVHALLNGAPAHDVVREILARPLKPEQEEPA
- the tsaD gene encoding tRNA (adenosine(37)-N6)-threonylcarbamoyltransferase complex transferase subunit TsaD, which codes for MATILGIESSCDETAAALVTSERAILAQHIASQDEVHRPYGGVVPEIAARAHAERLAPLIEATLANAGCTLADVDAIAATAGPGLIGGVMVGLVTGKALAMASGKPLIAINHLEGHALSPRLADATLVFPYALLLVSGGHCQILRVDGVGRYRRMATTIDDALGEAFDKTAKILGLGYPGGPKVEKLAQAGDARAVPLPRPLLGSHEPHFSFAGLKSAVLRAKESGQYREEDLAASFQQAAIDCVIDRLQRALAGMGDVTALVVAGGVAANRPMREALERLAQTHGLPFTAPPLPLCTDNAAMIAWAGAERYTQGQSDPLDFAARPRWPLDPDAEPVRGAGVKA
- the hemC gene encoding hydroxymethylbilane synthase — encoded protein: MTIQPRLRLGTRSSPLAMAQAEEARARLCAAHGWDESVVELVPVIATGDRIQDRPLAEIGGKALWTKELDQWLHERRIDAAVHSMKDVETIRPEWLAIAAILPRADVRDVLFGAAGIADLPAGARVGTSAPRRAAQLLHLRPDCTIVPFRGNVATRLGKLAAGEADATLLAAAGLERLGGGYGGAPLPVEAWLPAPAQGAIGIECRADDAAARALLAAIDDRSSRARVMAERALLLALGGNCHSPVAVHARIEADMIVMRAALFSPDGTARVDGEARFPADDAAAPAALAQDLLAQADASITRHFSGSA
- a CDS encoding UbiH/UbiF/VisC/COQ6 family ubiquinone biosynthesis hydroxylase; the encoded protein is MSDMRELVIIGGGLVGMTLALAAARQGIASHVVDMADPNALTADGFDGRASAISTASWNLFTNIGLAERLAGKGCPIKSIAVTDSMKPGRIDFQPQPHEGSLGVMFSNQTLREVLYEAAREEKRIAWHAPARVVERQRGPHGVSATLADGTVLEGRLMVAAEGRRSPTRDEAGLKLARWDYQHRAIIVGLTHEKSHDNVAWEIFYPAGPFALLPMLDGPDGEHRSALVWTVSEKDAEGVLALSDHAFVTEVARRMDGMFGAIALNSKRSSYPLGFQHTARMVADRLVLVGDAAHGIHPIAGQGLNLGLRDVGALVEVLMDGMRIGLDSGDAQLLKRYERWRSLDCFAVSFTCDSVTRLFGVPGRIPSAIRRLGMAGVQRIGPLKQFFMDEARGMSGKLPELLKA
- a CDS encoding uroporphyrinogen-III synthase, with translation MTGALIAIRPEPGLSATLAAARAMGLPIQGEPLFAIRPVAWDVPDPAGFDGLLIGSANAIRHFGPARADWTGKPVYAVGDATAQAARDAGFSVAVTGEGYLQGVVDRLAGEEHAFLRVTGAEHVPVQPPAGISIATRVAYENVSLPVSDALAACLSRGATVLLHSAVAARHLASECDRLDLPRERIALAALGPRIAEAAGQGWAARHVAQRPREADLLALARDMCH